A region of the Myxococcus stipitatus DSM 14675 genome:
TCGTCGACTCCACGGTGGTGCGTGCTTCGCGCGCAGCCGCCGGAGGAGGCCAAAAGGGGGCCACACGAGCCCGTGGACCACGCCTTGGGACGCTCCCGAGGGGGCTTTTCCACCAAGCTCCACCTCACCTGCGAGCGACACCGCCACGTCCTCTCCATTGCACTGACTGCGGGGCAGGCCAGCGACCTGGTGGGTGTCTTTCCCGCCCTGGAAGGCGTCCGCGTCCAAGGGCGCAGGGGACGTCCACGCCAGCGCCCGCGTGTCCTGGTAGGCGACAAGGGATACAGCTTCGGCCCTGTGCGTCGGTGGGCGAGGGCCCACCATGTGCGTGCAGTCCTGCCCTCCCGCTCGGACCAGCCTCGCGTCAATGCAAGGTGCCGTGCGCGATTCGACCCGGACCTCTACCGCCAGCGCAACGTCATCGAGCGCGCGGTCGGGCACCTCAAGGACAAGCGTGCCATTGGCACTCGATACGACAAGCTCGCCGTCAACTACCTCGCCATGGTGCAGGTGGCGCTCATCTACTCCTACTTGCGCCACCTGCATCCCTCAGACAGGGCCTAGCGGAACACACCGACCGAGGGCCATCTGCGGTTGTGCAGTAGTCGACAAATGTTGACCGGTAGATTTGACGTGTCCGAACCCGTGTCAGTACGACA
Encoded here:
- a CDS encoding IS5 family transposase; translated protein: MLRAQPPEEAKRGPHEPVDHALGRSRGGFSTKLHLTCERHRHVLSIALTAGQASDLVGVFPALEGVRVQGRRGRPRQRPRVLVGDKGYSFGPVRRWARAHHVRAVLPSRSDQPRVNARCRARFDPDLYRQRNVIERAVGHLKDKRAIGTRYDKLAVNYLAMVQVALIYSYLRHLHPSDRA